From a region of the Pseudanabaena sp. ABRG5-3 genome:
- a CDS encoding M48 family metallopeptidase, with the protein MKTSIAKLSISKLIGSRLQHYWKFVIVCLMSLLLAVTLNPFAVKAFDLSDLFRVLPSAIQIIQLSSIGDNDEVALGRQIDSQIQQEVRISRDPAANALVSRLGQILVPTSDRPNIPYTFRVVDDKNLNAFATMGGFVYINTGTIAASDNVAQLASVIGHEMGHIAGRHALEQMKQMAIAQGIATIAGVADDRLVGIGVDLALRLPNSREAEFDADRRGLINITRAGFAARAMPAFMQKLASASNGGGAPSFLSTHPATGERISALNQAIQENNLNTSGGLNDAEYQRIWRSRFR; encoded by the coding sequence ATGAAAACATCGATCGCCAAGTTGTCAATATCAAAATTGATTGGTTCAAGGCTTCAGCATTACTGGAAATTTGTCATCGTCTGTCTGATGTCTTTGTTATTAGCAGTTACGCTCAATCCCTTTGCTGTTAAAGCTTTTGACCTATCTGATCTATTTCGTGTTTTACCTTCGGCTATCCAGATCATTCAGCTTTCTAGCATTGGGGATAATGACGAAGTTGCCCTTGGTAGACAAATCGACAGTCAAATTCAGCAAGAGGTGAGGATTAGTCGTGACCCTGCGGCAAATGCTCTAGTTAGTCGCTTAGGTCAGATTCTCGTACCAACGAGCGATCGCCCGAATATTCCCTATACATTTCGTGTAGTTGATGACAAAAATCTCAATGCCTTTGCGACGATGGGCGGATTTGTCTACATCAATACAGGTACAATCGCTGCTTCTGATAATGTGGCTCAGCTAGCGAGCGTCATTGGTCACGAAATGGGACATATTGCAGGTCGTCATGCCCTAGAACAAATGAAACAAATGGCGATCGCTCAAGGTATTGCTACGATTGCTGGGGTTGCTGATGATCGTTTAGTAGGCATTGGCGTAGATCTTGCTCTTCGCTTGCCCAATAGCCGTGAAGCTGAGTTTGATGCCGATCGCCGAGGTTTGATTAATATTACTAGAGCAGGTTTTGCTGCAAGAGCAATGCCCGCCTTCATGCAGAAGTTAGCTAGTGCCAGTAACGGTGGTGGCGCTCCTTCCTTTTTAAGTACGCATCCAGCGACGGGTGAACGCATTAGCGCTCTTAATCAAGCTATCCAAGAGAATAATTTAAATACTTCAGGTGGTTTGAACGACGCTGAATATCAAAGAATTTGGCGATCGCGCTTTCGTTAA
- the purF gene encoding amidophosphoribosyltransferase, giving the protein MLPDHSVFADEMPIKFLNHHDLNDLDIDNDTESNSNDFNNIETDKPQEACGVFGVLAAEGDVAKLVYFGLYALQHRGQESAGITVYDDRGMTHTYKAMGLVSQIFNETILSEMKGALAIGHNRYSTTGSSKVCNAQPIVVTTRLGDFSLAHNGNLVNATELRGELSAQGHALESTTDSEGIAFAVGEAVEEGKDWQEAIVTALRRCHGAFSLVMAIPNAIVGARDAYGVRPLVIGKTPDGSYVLSSETCGLDIIGAEYVREVLPGELVIITMEKGIQSLQWEKSNPKLCVFEMIYFARPDSVMHDESLYTYRLRIGRELAKESFVEADIVIGVPDSGIPAAIGFSRESGIPYGEALIKNRYVGRTFIQPTQAMRESGIRMKLNTLKDVLQGKRVIVIDDSIVRGTTSRKIVRALREAGAIEVHMRISSPPVTHPCFYGIDTDSQDHLIASHNSVDAIAKQIEVDTLAYLSHDAMLKATEIDTTHFCTACFTGKYPIEVPDKLKRTKLMLENTAP; this is encoded by the coding sequence ATGCTGCCAGACCATTCTGTTTTTGCTGATGAGATGCCTATCAAATTTCTTAATCACCACGATCTTAATGATCTAGATATCGATAATGATACTGAGTCTAACTCTAATGATTTTAATAATATTGAGACTGATAAACCACAGGAAGCCTGTGGAGTTTTCGGGGTTCTAGCAGCCGAGGGGGATGTTGCGAAACTTGTATATTTTGGACTATACGCCCTACAGCACCGTGGGCAAGAATCCGCAGGAATTACAGTCTATGACGATCGCGGTATGACTCATACCTATAAAGCGATGGGATTAGTCTCACAGATTTTCAATGAGACGATTCTGTCAGAAATGAAAGGGGCTTTGGCGATCGGGCATAATCGCTACTCCACCACAGGTTCGAGTAAGGTGTGCAATGCTCAGCCTATTGTGGTAACTACTCGCCTTGGCGATTTTTCCCTTGCCCATAATGGCAACTTGGTAAATGCTACGGAACTGCGCGGCGAGCTTTCTGCTCAAGGTCATGCCCTCGAATCAACCACTGATTCCGAAGGTATCGCCTTTGCCGTCGGAGAGGCCGTAGAAGAAGGCAAAGATTGGCAAGAGGCGATCGTTACGGCTTTGCGTCGATGTCACGGAGCTTTTAGCTTAGTGATGGCAATTCCTAATGCAATTGTTGGTGCGCGAGATGCCTATGGTGTCCGCCCCCTAGTAATTGGCAAGACTCCCGATGGCTCTTATGTATTGTCGTCAGAGACCTGTGGCTTAGATATCATTGGCGCAGAATATGTGCGTGAGGTTCTCCCAGGGGAACTTGTAATTATCACAATGGAAAAAGGGATTCAATCTTTGCAATGGGAAAAATCTAACCCCAAGCTTTGTGTATTTGAGATGATCTATTTTGCAAGACCTGATAGCGTCATGCATGATGAAAGTCTTTATACCTATAGACTGCGAATTGGTCGTGAATTGGCGAAAGAAAGTTTTGTGGAAGCGGATATTGTGATCGGTGTGCCTGATTCGGGTATTCCTGCGGCGATTGGGTTTTCCCGCGAGTCAGGGATTCCTTATGGTGAGGCTTTGATCAAAAACCGCTATGTGGGACGCACTTTTATCCAGCCAACTCAGGCAATGCGAGAGTCTGGTATCCGCATGAAGCTGAATACGCTCAAGGATGTTTTGCAAGGTAAGCGGGTAATTGTGATCGATGATTCGATCGTAAGAGGAACCACGAGTCGTAAAATAGTAAGAGCATTGCGTGAGGCTGGTGCAATTGAAGTACATATGCGTATTTCTTCACCGCCTGTTACTCACCCTTGTTTTTATGGTATTGATACGGACTCGCAAGATCATTTGATTGCCTCGCACAATTCTGTTGATGCGATCGCTAAGCAGATTGAGGTTGATACGCTTGCGTATCTCAGTCACGACGCAATGTTAAAGGCGACAGAGATTGATACCACGCATTTTTGCACGGCTTGTTTTACAGGAAAATATCCGATTGAAGTTCCTGATAAGCTCAAGCGCACCAAACTTATGCTAGAAAATACTGCACCATGA
- a CDS encoding VOC family protein — protein sequence MTKILFHLAFPVKDIPSTKAFYIDGLGCLAGRESNDSLIMSLYGHQLVAHVVHDSLEAQRGIYPRHFGLVFYSESNWMALLEKVHDKRLKFYQKPKVRFVDTPLEHRTFFLADNSGNILEFKHYKFETAIFGETDFHEVGDADFAKQVPVVTH from the coding sequence ATGACAAAGATCCTCTTTCATCTCGCATTTCCCGTTAAGGATATTCCAAGCACTAAAGCTTTTTACATTGATGGTTTGGGCTGTCTGGCGGGACGCGAGTCAAATGACTCACTGATCATGAGTTTGTACGGACACCAGTTGGTAGCACATGTTGTTCACGATTCACTCGAAGCACAACGTGGGATTTATCCTCGTCATTTCGGCTTAGTTTTCTATTCAGAAAGTAACTGGATGGCTTTGTTAGAAAAAGTGCATGATAAGCGTCTTAAGTTTTATCAGAAACCCAAAGTTCGCTTTGTGGATACGCCTTTAGAGCATCGCACTTTTTTCTTGGCAGATAATTCAGGCAACATTTTAGAGTTTAAGCATTATAAGTTTGAGACAGCTATTTTTGGCGAGACTGATTTTCATGAAGTCGGTGATGCAGATTTTGCCAAACAGGTTCCTGTAGTTACGCACTAA
- a CDS encoding glutamyl-tRNA reductase, with product MNIAVVGLSHKTATVEVREKLSIPEDRMEAAIAQLMSYPSIEEAAILSTCNRLELYVVTSEAESGIREIMQFLSEFSQLPLQYLRRYLFILLRQDAVTHLMRVASGLDSLVLGEGQILAQVKNTHRLAQQHNGAGRILNQLFKQALSAGKRVRTETEIGTGAVSISSAAVELAQIKLKNLSDKHTTIIGAGKMSRLLVKHLISKGAQKIAIVNRSRSRAEAMLKEFETSGAQFDIHPLEQMFDCVAVSDLVFTSTASTEVIISRKHLEEISPNHTGLTLVDISVPRNISSDVNELANTKAYNVDDLQAVVAENQESRRQMAMQAEILLEGCVAEFDLWWRSLETVPTISKLRQKMEIIREQEMEKALSRLGNDFADKHQDVIESMTRGIINKILHDPMVQLRAQQDIESRRKAMQMLQILFDLDSPSSQLKEG from the coding sequence ATGAATATTGCAGTTGTTGGCTTGAGTCATAAAACGGCGACTGTGGAAGTAAGGGAAAAGTTGAGTATCCCCGAAGATCGCATGGAAGCTGCGATCGCTCAACTAATGAGCTATCCGAGTATCGAAGAAGCTGCCATCTTAAGCACCTGTAACCGCTTAGAGTTGTATGTAGTCACTAGCGAAGCCGAAAGTGGCATTCGTGAGATTATGCAGTTTCTGTCGGAATTTAGCCAACTACCTCTACAGTACCTTCGTCGCTATCTGTTTATTCTGCTCCGTCAAGATGCGGTGACTCACTTGATGCGAGTTGCTTCAGGTTTAGATAGTCTCGTGCTTGGTGAAGGACAAATTCTCGCACAGGTCAAAAATACTCATCGTCTCGCCCAACAGCATAACGGTGCAGGTCGAATTCTCAACCAACTTTTTAAACAGGCTCTATCAGCAGGTAAACGAGTTCGGACTGAAACCGAAATTGGTACAGGTGCTGTCTCGATCAGTTCGGCGGCAGTGGAGCTTGCTCAAATCAAGCTAAAAAATCTATCGGATAAGCACACTACGATCATTGGTGCTGGCAAAATGTCGCGCCTGTTGGTCAAGCATTTAATCTCCAAAGGGGCGCAAAAAATTGCGATCGTTAATCGATCGCGATCGCGTGCTGAAGCCATGCTCAAGGAATTTGAAACGAGCGGTGCTCAGTTTGATATTCATCCCCTTGAGCAAATGTTTGACTGTGTTGCAGTTTCTGACTTGGTCTTTACCAGTACAGCTTCGACTGAAGTGATTATCAGCCGCAAACATCTTGAAGAGATCTCCCCAAATCACACTGGTTTGACACTGGTAGATATTTCTGTACCTCGCAATATTAGTTCTGACGTAAATGAGTTAGCAAATACTAAGGCTTACAACGTTGATGATCTGCAAGCAGTAGTGGCGGAAAACCAAGAGAGCCGCCGTCAAATGGCGATGCAGGCAGAGATTTTGCTGGAAGGTTGCGTAGCCGAGTTTGATCTATGGTGGCGATCGCTTGAGACTGTTCCTACGATTAGCAAGCTGCGCCAAAAAATGGAAATCATTCGCGAGCAGGAGATGGAAAAAGCCCTATCTCGCCTTGGCAATGACTTTGCCGACAAGCATCAAGATGTGATCGAGAGTATGACTCGTGGCATCATCAACAAAATTCTGCATGATCCAATGGTGCAGTTACGCGCTCAACAGGACATCGAATCGCGGCGTAAAGCAATGCAAATGCTCCAAATCTTATTTGATCTAGATTCACCCTCTAGCCAATTGAAAGAAGGTTAA
- the glpX gene encoding class II fructose-bisphosphatase, which translates to MDSTISLEIIEVVEQAAIASSKFMGLGKKDEADEAAVEAMRERMNKIHMRGRIVIGEGERDEAPMLYIGEEVGICTQPNASEFCTIEELQEIDIAVDPCEGTNLVAYGQNGSMAVLAISERGGLFQAPDFYMDKLAAPPAAKGHVDIRKTPTENLKILSECLDRAIDELVVVVMDRPRHKGLISEIRAAGARVRLISDGDVSAAICCGFAGTNIHALMGIGAAPEGVISAAAMRCLGGHFQGRLIYDPAEVNTPESEKWTREGNIARLTEMGIKDPDKVYDAHELACGKDVLFAGCGITPGTLMEGVRFFSGGCRTQSLVISTQSKTARFVDTIHLTSDKPKTINLR; encoded by the coding sequence ATGGATAGTACAATCAGCCTTGAGATTATTGAGGTCGTTGAACAGGCTGCGATCGCATCTTCTAAGTTCATGGGCTTGGGCAAGAAAGACGAAGCCGACGAAGCCGCAGTTGAAGCAATGCGCGAACGCATGAACAAAATTCATATGCGTGGACGCATCGTTATTGGTGAAGGTGAGCGGGACGAGGCTCCTATGCTATACATCGGTGAAGAAGTTGGGATCTGCACTCAGCCTAATGCTTCCGAATTCTGCACTATCGAAGAATTACAAGAAATTGATATTGCTGTTGACCCATGTGAAGGTACTAACCTTGTTGCTTATGGTCAAAATGGCTCAATGGCAGTTTTGGCAATTTCTGAGCGTGGTGGTTTGTTCCAAGCGCCAGACTTTTATATGGACAAACTAGCTGCACCTCCTGCGGCAAAGGGTCATGTAGATATCCGCAAAACCCCTACCGAAAATCTGAAAATCTTATCTGAATGTCTAGATCGTGCGATCGATGAGTTGGTCGTAGTAGTTATGGATCGTCCTCGGCATAAAGGCTTGATCTCCGAAATCCGTGCCGCAGGCGCTCGTGTACGTTTGATCAGTGATGGTGACGTATCTGCTGCAATTTGCTGTGGTTTTGCTGGGACAAACATTCACGCTTTGATGGGTATTGGTGCTGCTCCTGAAGGTGTTATTTCCGCAGCCGCCATGCGTTGCTTAGGTGGACATTTCCAAGGTCGTCTGATCTATGATCCAGCCGAAGTTAATACCCCCGAAAGCGAAAAGTGGACTCGTGAAGGTAATATTGCACGCCTAACAGAAATGGGAATTAAAGATCCAGATAAGGTCTATGATGCCCATGAATTGGCTTGTGGTAAGGATGTATTGTTTGCTGGCTGTGGTATTACCCCCGGAACTTTGATGGAAGGCGTTCGCTTCTTTAGCGGTGGTTGCCGTACTCAATCTTTGGTTATCTCAACTCAATCAAAAACTGCTCGTTTCGTTGATACCATTCACTTGACTAGCGACAAACCTAAGACCATTAATCTCCGCTAA
- the nadA gene encoding quinolinate synthase NadA → MFLTAPKAEQLSDRQLSHNAIPQDLFIAIADLKKELNAVILAHYYQDPDLQDIADYIGDSLGLSQAAVNCQADVIVFLGVHFMAETAKILNPSKLVLLPDLDAGCSLADSCPPDRFAAFKAEHPDHLVISYINCSAEIKALSDIICTSSNAVAIVNQIPKDQPIIFAPDRNLGRYVSEQTGRDLLLWDGACMVHEIFSERKLVELKISHPQADIIAHPECEANVLRHADFIGSTTGLLKYVQKSDRQEFIVVTESGVIHQMQKATPFKKFIPAPPTSNCACNECPYMRLNTLEKVYLAMKNRSPEIILNETVRQAALKPMQRMLEMSI, encoded by the coding sequence GTGTTTCTCACCGCTCCTAAAGCTGAACAACTTAGCGATCGCCAACTTTCCCATAATGCCATTCCTCAAGACCTATTTATAGCGATCGCTGATCTTAAAAAGGAACTGAATGCGGTTATTTTGGCACATTATTACCAAGATCCCGATCTGCAAGATATCGCTGACTATATCGGCGATTCTCTAGGACTATCTCAAGCAGCAGTCAATTGCCAAGCGGATGTGATCGTTTTTTTAGGAGTTCATTTTATGGCCGAGACCGCCAAAATTTTGAATCCTAGCAAATTAGTATTACTACCTGATCTTGATGCTGGTTGCTCTCTTGCCGATAGCTGCCCACCCGATCGCTTTGCAGCCTTTAAAGCTGAGCATCCTGATCATTTGGTAATTTCCTACATAAATTGCTCAGCAGAAATCAAAGCCCTGAGCGATATTATTTGTACTAGTTCCAATGCTGTCGCGATCGTTAATCAAATTCCTAAGGATCAGCCGATTATCTTTGCCCCCGATCGCAATCTGGGGCGTTATGTCAGCGAGCAAACAGGACGCGATCTCCTACTTTGGGATGGTGCTTGCATGGTGCATGAAATTTTTTCTGAGCGCAAGTTAGTAGAACTAAAAATCAGTCATCCTCAAGCCGATATCATCGCCCATCCTGAATGTGAAGCCAATGTATTGCGTCATGCTGACTTTATTGGTTCGACTACAGGTTTGTTGAAATATGTGCAGAAAAGCGATCGCCAAGAATTTATCGTAGTCACAGAATCTGGTGTGATTCACCAAATGCAAAAGGCAACTCCATTTAAAAAATTCATCCCCGCACCACCAACTAGTAATTGCGCCTGCAATGAATGCCCCTACATGCGTCTCAATACTCTAGAGAAGGTATATCTCGCTATGAAAAATCGTTCCCCCGAAATCATTCTCAATGAAACTGTCCGTCAAGCGGCTCTTAAGCCCATGCAACGGATGCTAGAAATGTCAATTTAA
- a CDS encoding type IV pilin-like G/H family protein yields the protein MKDISKYWIHKLILTLAIALGANAALLAISRDTLGSLTKNLELKAIAAEPVELTAESQKLLGKWQLTTLGGDSESLTVLFTPEGNLYLINPTKKTAVKAKYQINSLDGQTYLDVFQGSFGSRTTFSINAKGQLILQQLFMPAITQQMYYGSSTTNLVGNILMPNILLLKRISNDTKLDANLDFPESVPLSYLAWQSEAKSYVGAMSRAHQAFFVEQGYFTNKLDDLKIGIKDESENYKYQIVVLDSKKAVQHIALAKKDFLKSYTSLVYTKLVSESTDVTMVTLLCESQKATRKSPPKFKLSANPTCPEGYVDPLRK from the coding sequence ATGAAAGATATCTCTAAGTATTGGATTCACAAACTAATTCTGACATTAGCGATCGCCTTAGGAGCTAATGCTGCATTGCTAGCAATTTCCCGTGATACTTTGGGATCTTTGACAAAAAATCTAGAACTTAAGGCGATCGCTGCCGAGCCAGTTGAATTAACGGCTGAATCTCAAAAGTTACTGGGTAAATGGCAACTCACAACATTAGGTGGTGATTCAGAATCACTCACGGTTCTATTTACGCCCGAAGGTAATCTTTATCTGATTAATCCCACCAAAAAGACAGCAGTTAAAGCGAAATATCAAATTAATTCCTTAGATGGACAGACATACCTAGATGTTTTTCAAGGTAGCTTTGGCTCTCGAACAACTTTCTCCATTAACGCCAAAGGGCAACTGATTCTCCAGCAATTGTTCATGCCTGCAATTACGCAGCAAATGTACTATGGCTCTAGTACAACCAATCTAGTTGGCAATATATTGATGCCAAATATACTTCTATTGAAGCGTATTTCTAATGACACAAAACTGGATGCAAATCTTGATTTTCCTGAGTCTGTCCCTCTCTCCTATCTTGCATGGCAGAGTGAAGCCAAATCCTATGTGGGGGCAATGAGTCGCGCTCATCAAGCCTTCTTTGTAGAGCAAGGATATTTTACTAACAAATTGGATGATTTGAAGATAGGCATCAAAGACGAGTCGGAGAATTACAAATATCAAATTGTAGTTCTAGATAGCAAGAAGGCAGTACAACATATCGCTTTGGCTAAAAAAGATTTCTTAAAATCCTATACCAGCTTAGTTTATACCAAGCTAGTTTCTGAATCTACGGATGTGACAATGGTTACACTGCTCTGCGAAAGTCAAAAGGCAACCCGCAAATCACCACCCAAATTTAAACTAAGTGCAAATCCAACATGTCCTGAAGGCTATGTTGATCCTTTACGCAAGTAA
- a CDS encoding NAD-dependent epimerase/dehydratase family protein, protein MPKKVFITGASGCVGHYLIEELLEKTDYELYLLVRDRRKLQIDLSDRPNVHIIEDSMQNIGNHKDLLRTMEFVVSTAAGWGGEEAFIVNRDKTIELFSSLDPQVCERAIYFSTASILDSRNQIIPEAGKFGTDYIASKHACLETLENSTIRDRLITVFPTLVFGGATDKPYSHLSKGLKDILKYVPYARFLKTDGSFHFVHASDISQIVTHLLTAPAIPASPARLVLGMQRLTTQDLVAQFCEFLNLKVGWQFELTPFLVDTIIKLFRIEVAAWDRFCIAQRHFTYDVVSPETFGLVSKYPRLANLLIEVK, encoded by the coding sequence ATGCCGAAAAAAGTCTTTATTACGGGTGCGAGTGGTTGTGTTGGTCATTATTTGATCGAGGAGCTTTTAGAAAAAACTGATTATGAGTTATATCTACTGGTACGCGATCGCCGTAAATTGCAAATTGATCTGAGCGATCGCCCTAATGTCCATATCATTGAAGACTCAATGCAGAACATTGGTAATCACAAAGACTTACTCCGCACAATGGAATTTGTAGTCAGTACTGCCGCAGGGTGGGGCGGAGAAGAAGCCTTCATCGTTAATCGTGACAAAACCATTGAATTATTTTCTTCTCTCGATCCACAGGTCTGTGAACGTGCGATCTATTTCTCCACAGCCAGCATTCTTGATTCCCGTAATCAGATTATTCCTGAAGCAGGAAAATTTGGCACAGATTACATCGCTTCCAAACATGCCTGTTTAGAGACTTTAGAGAATTCTACTATTCGCGATCGCCTAATTACTGTATTCCCTACTCTCGTCTTTGGTGGTGCTACCGATAAGCCCTATTCCCATCTTTCCAAGGGACTCAAAGATATTCTCAAATATGTTCCCTACGCGAGATTTCTCAAAACCGATGGAAGTTTCCATTTTGTCCATGCAAGTGATATTTCTCAAATTGTTACCCACTTGCTCACTGCCCCAGCAATTCCAGCATCTCCTGCTCGTTTAGTTTTGGGAATGCAGCGCTTAACTACTCAGGATTTAGTAGCTCAATTTTGTGAATTTTTGAATTTGAAAGTTGGCTGGCAATTTGAACTTACTCCTTTTCTCGTTGATACGATTATTAAACTCTTCCGTATTGAAGTTGCCGCATGGGATCGCTTCTGCATAGCCCAGCGTCATTTTACCTATGATGTGGTCTCTCCCGAAACCTTCGGTTTAGTTTCTAAATATCCCCGTTTAGCGAATCTACTTATAGAAGTTAAATAG
- a CDS encoding energy-coupling factor ABC transporter ATP-binding protein encodes MPIESVTTAAISVRELSFAWASGETVLDRCTLSVPKGEFWMLLGTNGSGKSTLLRLLAGLLKPKSGDIEISDRVGFVFQNPDHQLVMPTVGADIAFGLVSEKLSYIETLHRVKESLSAVNLSQMLRRPIYALSGGQKQRVAIAGAIARHAEVLLLDEPTALLDGENQIDLVASVRDLVKQKNLTALWVTHRLNELDYADGAFLLEQGQVIDKGDPMRLKQVLLERS; translated from the coding sequence ATGCCCATTGAATCCGTTACCACTGCCGCCATTAGTGTTCGCGAGCTTTCCTTTGCTTGGGCATCGGGCGAAACCGTTCTTGATCGCTGTACTTTGTCTGTCCCTAAAGGGGAATTTTGGATGCTACTGGGGACAAATGGCAGTGGTAAGTCAACCTTACTGAGGCTATTAGCGGGATTGCTTAAGCCCAAGTCGGGGGATATTGAAATTAGCGATCGCGTGGGGTTTGTGTTTCAAAATCCTGATCACCAATTAGTCATGCCTACAGTCGGGGCAGATATTGCCTTCGGCTTAGTATCTGAGAAACTTTCCTACATCGAAACTCTACATCGGGTCAAAGAATCTCTGAGTGCCGTAAATCTCTCACAAATGCTCCGTCGTCCCATTTATGCTCTCAGTGGTGGACAAAAACAACGGGTAGCGATCGCTGGGGCGATCGCCCGACATGCAGAAGTTTTATTACTTGATGAACCAACGGCTCTATTAGATGGGGAAAATCAAATCGATCTAGTTGCCTCGGTGCGCGATCTCGTCAAGCAAAAAAATCTTACAGCCCTATGGGTAACCCATCGCTTAAATGAACTTGACTATGCTGATGGGGCCTTTTTATTAGAGCAAGGTCAAGTTATCGATAAAGGTGATCCCATGCGCTTAAAACAAGTGTTATTAGAACGCAGTTAA
- a CDS encoding HHL1-like protein, producing the protein MGATKATGFASGSGAPKKKKKAPNKRELAANKYDEMKDKGLPEFNIFVRIKGKEWVPAGSMAVERSNLISRAIFQQEAELLKGAIRLYPVLRKFKDDLEYGYRLKEFPDEEITVAVLPDPTIGDKVKYAFTKAKEYFNSVTKKPAVK; encoded by the coding sequence ATGGGTGCAACTAAGGCGACGGGATTTGCTAGCGGTTCGGGTGCTCCAAAGAAAAAGAAGAAAGCGCCAAATAAGCGTGAGCTTGCCGCAAACAAATATGATGAGATGAAGGACAAGGGTTTACCTGAATTCAATATTTTTGTACGCATCAAGGGGAAGGAATGGGTTCCTGCGGGTTCAATGGCAGTAGAACGCAGTAATCTCATTAGTCGTGCTATTTTCCAACAAGAGGCGGAGTTGTTGAAAGGGGCAATCCGCCTATATCCTGTTTTACGGAAGTTCAAAGACGATTTAGAATATGGCTATCGTCTGAAAGAGTTTCCTGATGAAGAAATTACAGTTGCAGTTTTACCTGATCCTACTATTGGCGATAAGGTCAAGTATGCTTTTACCAAGGCTAAGGAATATTTTAATAGCGTAACTAAGAAACCAGCAGTCAAATAG